Proteins from a single region of Barnesiella propionica:
- a CDS encoding FAD-dependent oxidoreductase → MKYVIIGGVAGGATAAARMRRADEFAEIVMFEKGKYISYANCGLPYYIGGTIGDRDKLFLQTPATFGDKFNVDVRTESEVLAIDTEAKIVQVRRSDDSVYTESYDKLLLSPGASPVRPPLKGIDSAGIFTLRNVEDTDRIKNYMTSSKVKDAVVVGAGFIGLEMAENLVHAGAQVSVVERDNQVMAPVDFSIASHVHQHLLQKGVRLFLEESVERFEKKGDKIEVSFSSGISLVTDMVILSIGVRPETGLAKAAGLKIGETGGIWVDEYLETSVKDVYAIGDAIEFPHPVTGKPWLNYLAGPANRQGRIVADNMVFGNRIKYEGAIGTSVAKVFDMTVASTGLAAKRLKQQGIEYASSTTHSASHAGYYPDALPLTIKLTFDPRSGKLYGGQCIGYDGVDKRIDQIALAIKNNGTVYDLAKIEHCYAPPFSSAKDPVAIAGYVAGNIVSGAMPVVMWNQVQQMDHKNILLLDVRTRDEFAFGAIPGSVNIPLEELRSRIDELSADKEIYIYCAIGLRGYLALKILTLRGFKNVRNLSGGYKTYLAATAPVINRTASVLEEGKTEGNTGNMDNIKIKTVKIDACGLQCPGPIMKVKQAIDSIGEGERVEIAATDAGFSRDAQAWCNTTGNLLISNSEEKGKYTVVIEKGSPKTCEIVTSCNGKAKTLIMFSDDLDKALATFVLANGAAATGQKVSIFFTFWGLNVIKKVAKPKVKKDIFGRMFGMMLPSSSRKLHLSKMSMLGIGDKMMRYIMKQKGIDSLESLRQQALDSGVEFIACQMSMDVMGVKREELLDDVTVGGVATYMERAENANVNLFV, encoded by the coding sequence ATGAAATACGTTATTATAGGAGGAGTTGCCGGGGGAGCTACAGCGGCAGCGAGAATGCGAAGAGCAGATGAATTTGCCGAAATCGTTATGTTCGAGAAGGGAAAGTATATATCTTATGCAAACTGCGGATTGCCTTACTATATAGGAGGGACGATCGGGGATCGAGATAAATTGTTTTTACAGACTCCTGCTACGTTTGGTGATAAGTTTAATGTAGATGTGAGAACCGAAAGTGAAGTTCTTGCAATCGATACAGAGGCGAAAATAGTACAGGTACGCCGTTCTGATGATTCGGTTTATACCGAAAGTTATGATAAATTACTATTATCGCCGGGAGCCTCTCCCGTTCGTCCGCCGTTGAAAGGAATAGATTCTGCAGGCATTTTTACTTTACGTAATGTGGAAGATACCGATCGTATCAAAAATTATATGACATCTTCAAAAGTAAAAGATGCGGTTGTAGTCGGAGCCGGATTCATCGGGCTGGAAATGGCTGAAAATCTGGTTCATGCCGGTGCACAGGTATCGGTAGTGGAGAGAGACAACCAGGTAATGGCTCCGGTCGACTTTTCTATAGCTTCGCATGTCCATCAGCACCTTTTGCAAAAAGGAGTTCGGTTATTCCTGGAAGAAAGTGTCGAACGGTTTGAGAAAAAAGGGGATAAAATAGAAGTGTCCTTTTCATCCGGGATAAGTCTTGTAACCGATATGGTTATACTCTCTATCGGGGTACGCCCGGAAACAGGGTTGGCGAAAGCGGCCGGATTGAAGATTGGTGAGACAGGAGGAATTTGGGTCGATGAGTATCTTGAAACTTCGGTAAAAGATGTTTATGCGATCGGAGATGCTATTGAATTTCCTCATCCTGTAACGGGCAAACCCTGGTTGAATTATCTGGCGGGTCCGGCCAATCGGCAGGGACGTATCGTTGCAGATAATATGGTATTCGGAAACAGGATAAAATATGAAGGGGCTATAGGTACTTCGGTTGCGAAGGTTTTCGATATGACGGTCGCATCGACCGGCCTTGCCGCCAAACGCCTGAAACAACAGGGTATCGAATATGCCAGCTCCACGACTCATTCGGCTTCTCATGCAGGTTATTATCCGGATGCTTTGCCTCTTACGATCAAACTTACGTTTGATCCCCGTAGCGGTAAATTATACGGGGGACAGTGTATCGGTTATGACGGAGTAGATAAACGTATAGATCAGATCGCTTTGGCAATCAAGAATAATGGAACGGTCTATGATTTGGCAAAAATAGAACATTGTTATGCCCCTCCTTTTTCCTCGGCAAAAGATCCCGTTGCAATAGCCGGTTATGTAGCCGGTAATATCGTCAGCGGAGCCATGCCGGTTGTTATGTGGAACCAGGTGCAACAGATGGATCATAAAAATATTTTGTTGCTGGATGTCCGTACGCGTGACGAATTTGCATTCGGGGCGATTCCCGGTTCGGTAAATATCCCTCTTGAAGAACTCCGTAGCCGGATCGATGAGCTTTCGGCCGACAAGGAAATTTATATATATTGTGCCATCGGACTGAGAGGCTATCTCGCTTTGAAAATTCTCACTTTAAGAGGTTTTAAGAATGTGAGGAATCTTTCGGGAGGGTATAAGACTTATCTGGCTGCAACCGCTCCGGTAATCAACCGAACCGCATCCGTTTTAGAAGAGGGTAAAACAGAAGGGAATACCGGGAATATGGATAATATAAAGATAAAAACGGTGAAAATAGATGCTTGCGGATTACAGTGCCCGGGGCCGATAATGAAAGTAAAACAGGCGATCGATTCTATAGGAGAAGGGGAACGTGTGGAGATAGCAGCGACGGATGCCGGTTTTTCGCGCGATGCGCAGGCCTGGTGTAATACTACGGGGAATTTATTGATATCTAATTCAGAGGAAAAGGGGAAATATACCGTAGTTATCGAGAAAGGCTCTCCTAAAACATGTGAGATCGTTACATCGTGCAACGGTAAAGCAAAAACGCTGATTATGTTTAGTGATGACCTGGATAAAGCTCTCGCTACCTTTGTCCTTGCTAACGGAGCGGCAGCGACAGGGCAGAAGGTTTCTATATTTTTTACTTTTTGGGGCTTGAATGTAATTAAGAAAGTTGCTAAGCCCAAGGTGAAGAAAGATATATTCGGGCGCATGTTCGGGATGATGTTGCCGTCGAGTTCACGGAAGCTGCATCTTTCGAAAATGAGTATGCTGGGAATAGGAGATAAGATGATGCGGTATATTATGAAGCAGAAAGGTATCGACTCGCTTGAGTCTTTAAGGCAACAGGCTCTTGACAGCGGTGTGGAGTTCATTGCTTGCCAGATGTCTATGGACGTTATGGGTGTGAAGCGTGAAGAACTGTTGGACGATGTGACCGTAGGTGGCGTGGCAACTTATATGGAGCGTGCCGAAAATGCGAATGTGAATTTGTTTGTTTGA
- a CDS encoding manganese efflux pump MntP gives MNLLEIIMIAIGLSMDSFAVSITGGVVMKKFPVRRAMKIAFFLSVFQAVMPLLGWLLGSSFRQYIVDYDHWVAFAVLLFLGGRMAYEGLQKKEGNDLCCFDPSGTRTLLGLSLATSIDALAVGISFAFLNISMTVPTLIILITTFCLSFTGIYIGRYCGRNLQHTAEVFGGIVLILIGVKILIEHLYFS, from the coding sequence ATGAATCTACTTGAAATAATCATGATAGCTATCGGTCTTTCGATGGATAGTTTTGCTGTTTCGATCACCGGTGGGGTGGTTATGAAAAAATTTCCCGTAAGGCGGGCTATGAAGATTGCTTTTTTCTTATCCGTATTTCAGGCTGTTATGCCTTTACTGGGTTGGTTGCTGGGTAGTAGTTTTAGACAATATATTGTGGATTACGACCATTGGGTTGCTTTTGCCGTGTTGCTGTTTTTGGGAGGCCGTATGGCTTATGAAGGACTGCAAAAAAAAGAAGGGAATGATCTGTGCTGCTTCGATCCTTCCGGAACCCGTACTTTGTTAGGGTTGTCCCTGGCTACCAGTATAGATGCACTTGCCGTGGGAATATCTTTTGCTTTCCTGAATATCAGTATGACCGTTCCCACCCTTATTATATTGATTACGACATTCTGTTTGTCTTTTACCGGCATTTATATCGGAAGATACTGCGGACGGAATTTACAACATACAGCGGAAGTGTTTGGCGGTATTGTCCTTATACTTATAGGTGTAAAGATCTTAATAGAGCATCTTTATTTTTCCTGA
- a CDS encoding DinB/UmuC family translesion DNA polymerase: MQEKGIVTAYDFSRLPQTWVKKILTVEGEKTWMELNGKPCISLDVQSPDKKSITSSRSFGDMVTTFDNLSEAVATFTSHCAARLRRQKSCAGTLLVYIQSNRFRTEMEQYVNSFQVELPVPTNSDMELVHYANLSLRRIYRDGIAYKRAGVVVSRIVPEENIQMNLFDEVDRARHRKLMDAVDTINRKMGRDQVKLAARGIVSRWKPHNEYLSPCYTTNFKDILHVKADEGLPLKKEY, translated from the coding sequence TTGCAGGAAAAAGGGATCGTTACAGCATACGATTTTAGCCGTTTACCCCAGACTTGGGTAAAAAAAATACTGACGGTAGAAGGAGAAAAAACCTGGATGGAACTGAATGGTAAACCTTGTATTTCGCTGGATGTACAATCTCCCGATAAAAAGAGTATCACATCTTCCCGTTCTTTTGGAGATATGGTAACTACCTTTGATAATTTATCGGAGGCAGTAGCAACGTTCACTTCTCATTGTGCCGCCCGTTTACGACGGCAGAAGTCGTGTGCGGGGACGTTGCTGGTATATATACAAAGCAATCGTTTCCGTACCGAGATGGAACAATATGTAAATTCTTTTCAGGTGGAATTGCCTGTTCCTACGAATAGCGATATGGAATTGGTTCATTATGCAAATCTTTCTCTGCGGCGTATCTATCGGGATGGTATTGCTTATAAACGTGCGGGGGTCGTTGTTTCCCGCATTGTGCCGGAAGAAAATATACAGATGAATCTTTTTGATGAGGTGGACCGGGCACGCCACCGGAAATTGATGGATGCTGTAGATACTATAAATCGTAAAATGGGCAGGGACCAGGTTAAGCTGGCGGCCCGGGGAATTGTCTCCCGGTGGAAGCCTCATAACGAATATCTGTCTCCTTGTTATACAACAAACTTTAAAGATATCCTCCATGTGAAAGCCGATGAAGGACTTCCGTTAAAAAAAGAATATTAA
- a CDS encoding LexA family protein, with protein MEIKKIENNKEVTLALLEQAVPAGFPSPAQDYTGDSIDLNKELIHHPSATFCARVTGRSMQDCGINDGDLLLVDKSLPPLDGSIAVCFIDGEFTLKRISIRPDGLYLMPANPAYPTLRVAEGSNFQVWGVVSYVIKDMKRG; from the coding sequence ATGGAGATAAAGAAAATAGAGAATAATAAAGAAGTGACTCTTGCCCTGCTCGAGCAAGCTGTTCCGGCCGGATTCCCGAGTCCTGCGCAGGATTATACTGGCGATTCTATAGACTTGAACAAAGAGTTGATACATCATCCTTCGGCAACCTTTTGTGCCAGGGTAACCGGCCGCTCGATGCAGGACTGCGGAATTAATGACGGTGATCTGTTGCTGGTAGATAAATCGCTTCCTCCCTTGGATGGAAGCATTGCAGTGTGTTTTATTGACGGGGAGTTTACCCTTAAGCGCATATCCATACGTCCGGACGGTTTATATCTCATGCCCGCCAATCCGGCATATCCTACTTTGCGGGTGGCCGAGGGCAGTAATTTCCAGGTGTGGGGCGTCGTTTCCTATGTAATAAAAGATATGAAGAGGGGATAA
- a CDS encoding SusE domain-containing protein has translation MKAYIKYIFIVLSLAGLLVSCNDDDSPAYDFKQAPVISPLAFPSLVLNENAANFIAETFSWTLGDYGFSAAPTFILQVDDSKEFADPIILGESTKDYVSIQVSKLNMATIILGGEAGKPRTLYIRLQANLTPSVFVYSEPVDLQVTPYAMVIDYPKLYVPGNYQGWNIEQAPTLISYRMNNKYEGDLNLVVADDPSGAVKFKLTTMPDWTQGNSYGAGSGPGTLSLGGGDITFSPQGRYHMKVDLNTLTYTMTPISVD, from the coding sequence ATGAAAGCTTATATAAAATATATTTTTATTGTGTTGTCTTTGGCGGGGCTCCTGGTTTCCTGTAACGATGATGACAGTCCGGCGTATGATTTCAAGCAAGCGCCTGTGATTTCTCCTCTTGCTTTCCCGTCTTTAGTATTAAATGAAAATGCGGCGAATTTTATTGCAGAGACGTTCTCTTGGACACTGGGAGATTATGGTTTTTCGGCAGCCCCTACTTTTATTTTGCAGGTAGATGATAGTAAGGAATTTGCCGATCCTATTATTCTGGGAGAATCTACGAAAGACTATGTATCGATTCAGGTTTCCAAATTGAATATGGCAACTATAATATTGGGCGGAGAAGCCGGAAAGCCAAGAACTCTTTATATACGTTTGCAGGCAAATCTGACCCCTTCGGTTTTTGTCTATTCCGAACCCGTAGATTTACAGGTTACCCCTTATGCCATGGTAATCGATTATCCTAAATTGTATGTTCCCGGAAACTATCAGGGATGGAACATAGAACAAGCTCCTACTTTGATCTCATATCGTATGAATAATAAATATGAAGGAGACCTGAATCTCGTGGTTGCCGATGATCCTTCGGGAGCGGTGAAGTTTAAATTAACGACCATGCCGGACTGGACCCAGGGTAATTCTTATGGGGCAGGAAGCGGACCCGGCACTTTGTCGCTGGGAGGAGGAGATATTACTTTTTCCCCTCAGGGCCGATATCATATGAAAGTAGATTTGAATACACTAACTTATACTATGACTCCTATTTCTGTTGATTAA
- a CDS encoding RagB/SusD family nutrient uptake outer membrane protein, which translates to MKKSIYKYIVIGCLGMSAALSSCLDDLDLKPIDNNIIQLEDFRKNPQYYTQLVAKVYAGLAVSGQEGPAGKPDILGFDEGQAQYLRAYWNLQELPTDEALLGWNDAGLPELSKMNWSAANGFVYVMYSRVFFQIAMCNDFLRNTTPEMLAKNDVSEDLAAQIDKYRNEVRMLRALSYWHAIDLFGNVSFVTEKDKIMDVPKQHSRLEIYNFLLSELNDIEGSLPLYPEYGRVGRGALWMLRAKLYLNAGVYTGTPQYGLCAAECEKIIAQYGTGATHGLADTYKFLFCADNDQYARGGSKGEILMVVPFDKDSIRSYGGTMYLTIGSYGGKMTPSKYGVNDGWGGPRSTSTLVQSFEADDNRSLFFSEGANVENTDLTRYQDGYGVIKFTNLLSTDWDNKAGRADPYPDTDFPLFRLADVYLMYAECAWRGAANQGLGLQYMNYLRERAGVKQFVQEDVNLDVILAERLRELYWEGHRRTDLIRFEKFTTGDYLWPWKGGVLAGKSTDTKYRLYPIPAKEIAANPGVQQNFGY; encoded by the coding sequence ATGAAAAAATCAATTTATAAATATATTGTTATCGGGTGTCTCGGCATGTCGGCAGCTCTTTCTTCCTGTCTGGACGATCTGGACCTGAAACCTATTGATAATAATATTATTCAGTTAGAGGATTTTCGTAAGAACCCTCAATATTATACACAGCTTGTAGCGAAAGTATATGCCGGGCTGGCTGTATCGGGACAGGAAGGACCTGCCGGTAAGCCCGATATACTTGGGTTCGATGAAGGGCAAGCCCAATATTTGCGTGCTTACTGGAATTTGCAGGAATTACCCACGGACGAGGCTTTGCTGGGATGGAATGATGCCGGTTTGCCCGAATTGAGCAAGATGAACTGGTCTGCAGCCAACGGTTTTGTTTATGTAATGTACAGCCGTGTATTTTTTCAGATAGCCATGTGTAATGATTTTCTTCGGAATACTACTCCCGAGATGCTCGCTAAGAATGATGTTTCGGAAGATCTGGCAGCGCAAATAGATAAATACCGTAATGAGGTTCGTATGCTCCGTGCTCTTTCTTACTGGCATGCCATTGATTTGTTCGGGAACGTTTCTTTCGTTACGGAAAAAGATAAAATAATGGATGTTCCTAAGCAGCATTCGCGCCTCGAGATTTATAATTTTTTGTTAAGTGAATTGAACGATATAGAAGGATCTCTGCCTCTTTACCCTGAATACGGACGCGTAGGACGTGGTGCTTTGTGGATGCTGAGAGCTAAATTATATTTGAATGCCGGAGTTTATACAGGTACTCCGCAATATGGTTTGTGTGCGGCCGAGTGTGAAAAGATCATAGCTCAGTACGGAACCGGGGCTACACATGGTCTGGCCGATACTTATAAGTTCCTTTTCTGTGCCGATAACGATCAGTATGCCCGAGGAGGCAGTAAAGGAGAGATCTTGATGGTTGTGCCTTTCGATAAAGATTCTATTCGTTCGTACGGAGGTACGATGTATTTGACGATAGGTTCTTATGGGGGTAAAATGACGCCTTCGAAATACGGTGTAAATGATGGTTGGGGCGGTCCTCGCTCTACATCTACTCTGGTGCAGTCGTTCGAAGCAGACGATAATCGTTCCCTGTTCTTTAGTGAAGGGGCTAATGTGGAAAATACCGACCTTACCCGTTATCAGGACGGATATGGTGTAATTAAATTTACTAATTTATTATCTACAGACTGGGATAATAAGGCCGGAAGAGCAGATCCGTATCCCGACACGGATTTTCCTTTATTCCGTCTGGCAGATGTATACCTGATGTATGCCGAATGTGCATGGCGGGGTGCCGCGAATCAGGGATTAGGATTGCAATATATGAATTATTTAAGGGAGCGGGCCGGTGTGAAACAGTTTGTTCAAGAAGATGTGAATCTGGATGTCATATTAGCTGAGCGGCTTCGGGAACTTTATTGGGAAGGGCATCGCCGTACCGACCTTATCCGTTTTGAGAAATTTACGACAGGTGATTATTTGTGGCCGTGGAAAGGCGGGGTACTTGCCGGAAAATCTACCGACACTAAATACCGGCTGTATCCGATACCAGCCAAGGAAATTGCTGCCAATCCCGGTGTACAACAAAACTTTGGTTATTAA
- a CDS encoding Y-family DNA polymerase produces MGRRFLCNKRYEEGINAMYALVDCNNFFVSCERVFNPSLNNRPVIVLSSNDGCVIARSNEAKAAGIPMGIPVFKVRQVIEKGKFSVFSANHVLYGDMSRRVMQLLSRFSSELEVYSIDEAFLSLDGIKHDELESYARHVRETILKQIGIPVSIGIAPTKTLAKIASHIAKKGSVFRGACLLDKGDMLRDALRFTPIHEV; encoded by the coding sequence GTGGGGCGTCGTTTCCTATGTAATAAAAGATATGAAGAGGGGATAAATGCCATGTATGCTTTGGTGGACTGCAACAATTTTTTCGTTTCTTGTGAACGGGTATTCAATCCGTCTCTTAATAACAGGCCTGTCATTGTATTGAGCAGCAATGACGGTTGTGTCATTGCAAGAAGTAACGAGGCTAAAGCTGCCGGCATTCCTATGGGTATACCTGTATTCAAGGTGAGACAGGTAATAGAAAAGGGTAAATTTTCGGTGTTCTCGGCCAATCATGTGCTGTATGGCGATATGTCGAGGAGGGTCATGCAACTGTTATCCCGTTTTTCCTCCGAATTGGAAGTCTATTCCATAGACGAGGCATTCCTGTCCCTGGACGGAATAAAGCATGATGAACTTGAAAGTTATGCCCGGCATGTCCGGGAGACAATTTTGAAGCAAATAGGTATTCCTGTGAGTATAGGTATCGCACCTACCAAGACTTTGGCCAAGATAGCTTCTCATATTGCGAAAAAGGGCTCCGTATTCCGGGGGGCCTGTCTGTTGGATAAAGGCGATATGTTGCGGGATGCCCTTCGTTTTACTCCTATTCATGAGGTGTGA
- a CDS encoding FAD:protein FMN transferase, with the protein MRRVNRGLVAAILFVIIFLLMYFFRSAKPVYQRDEGFIFGTVYHVTYRYDKNLLSEIQRELEAFDLSLSPFNEASVISKVNRNESIEVDDWFRAVFLRSKEIYKSTGGAFDPTLSPLINAWGFGFKNGDTITPVMIDSLLEIVGMNKVELKGGRVIKEDNRVTLNFSAIAKGYATDVIGKFLEKKGITDYLVEIGGEIIAKGKNPKGELWSVGISKPQEENDVQNSDIEEIIRFTDAAVATSGNYRNYHLVNGRKVAHTIDPASGYPVRHSLLSATVMAPDCMTADAYATAFMVLGVERSKEILAAEPELDALLIFASKDDTLGNEYYMTPGFAKRVREN; encoded by the coding sequence ATGAGGCGTGTAAACCGGGGCCTTGTTGCCGCAATTTTGTTTGTAATAATATTTCTGTTGATGTATTTTTTCCGTTCGGCCAAACCTGTTTATCAACGTGACGAAGGATTTATTTTCGGTACAGTCTATCATGTTACTTACCGGTATGATAAAAATTTGTTATCCGAAATACAGCGGGAATTAGAAGCGTTCGATTTATCACTTTCTCCTTTCAATGAAGCTTCCGTTATTTCAAAGGTGAACAGGAACGAAAGTATAGAGGTTGATGATTGGTTCCGCGCGGTATTTTTACGTTCGAAAGAAATATATAAGTCAACCGGAGGGGCTTTTGACCCTACATTATCTCCTCTTATAAACGCATGGGGATTCGGATTTAAAAATGGAGATACTATAACTCCGGTTATGATCGATAGTTTACTCGAGATAGTGGGTATGAATAAAGTGGAATTGAAGGGCGGCAGGGTCATAAAAGAAGACAACCGCGTAACGCTTAATTTTTCGGCGATCGCAAAGGGATATGCAACAGATGTCATCGGCAAATTTCTGGAGAAGAAAGGCATTACGGATTATCTGGTCGAGATAGGAGGGGAGATCATTGCGAAGGGTAAGAACCCGAAAGGAGAGTTATGGTCTGTCGGCATCAGTAAACCTCAGGAAGAAAATGATGTTCAGAACTCGGATATAGAAGAGATCATTCGATTTACCGATGCAGCAGTAGCTACTTCTGGCAATTACAGGAATTATCACCTTGTAAACGGTAGAAAAGTAGCACATACGATAGATCCGGCAAGCGGTTATCCTGTGCGGCATTCGTTATTGAGTGCTACGGTAATGGCTCCTGATTGTATGACGGCTGATGCATATGCTACTGCATTCATGGTATTGGGTGTAGAGCGGAGTAAAGAGATATTGGCTGCAGAGCCGGAACTGGACGCATTACTTATATTTGCATCAAAAGACGATACTCTCGGGAACGAATATTATATGACCCCGGGATTTGCGAAACGGGTACGGGAAAATTAA